One Armatimonadota bacterium DNA window includes the following coding sequences:
- a CDS encoding aldehyde dehydrogenase family protein yields MTDLPIYIAGKKVVDGERFSILNPYTGEAIASAIKGDKSHIDRAAEDAKLNAPAFKRADWLRAASALIGYHSEELARILSSEVGKTIREARIEVDRAARIFALAIGETERLSGEQAPFGAQPNGQHRFGFFVRRPVGIVGAITPFNVPLALAAHKIAPALGAGNAVILKPAEQAPVAAVRLIEILYEAGFPPESLSVITGFGPDAGLPLIQHERVGFISFTGSREVGRQIPGWAGPKKVTLELGGNCPLIVAPSADVNAAAEAACRGGFAQAGQLCISVQRAIVHESHYQKFVVSLSHKAESLKLGDPLDESTDMGPMIDSEALDRVGAWIADQVGAKIMTGGEAAPPFYRPTVLTDVPRDAKMSCSELFGPAVIVYPYQTADEAIELANGTPYGLQAGVFTQDLNEAFDFANRLEFGGVMINEAPTFRSDLMPYGGTKESGLGREGVRFAMQEMTETKVVGFKNVEL; encoded by the coding sequence ATGACGGATCTGCCCATTTATATTGCGGGAAAGAAGGTCGTCGATGGCGAGCGCTTTTCGATCCTAAACCCGTATACGGGCGAAGCGATCGCGTCCGCCATCAAAGGGGATAAGTCTCACATCGACAGGGCGGCTGAAGACGCGAAGCTGAACGCGCCCGCCTTCAAACGAGCGGATTGGTTGCGCGCGGCCTCCGCGCTCATCGGCTATCACAGCGAAGAGTTAGCGCGGATTCTGTCGTCAGAGGTCGGAAAGACCATTCGCGAAGCGCGAATAGAGGTCGATCGCGCCGCACGCATTTTTGCCCTTGCAATCGGCGAGACCGAGCGGCTATCGGGCGAACAGGCGCCCTTTGGCGCACAGCCCAACGGCCAGCATCGATTTGGTTTTTTTGTTCGTCGTCCGGTCGGCATTGTTGGAGCCATCACGCCCTTTAATGTGCCCTTGGCCTTGGCGGCGCACAAGATCGCGCCGGCATTGGGGGCGGGTAACGCGGTTATCTTGAAGCCTGCCGAGCAGGCGCCGGTCGCCGCTGTGCGGCTGATCGAGATTCTTTACGAAGCGGGCTTCCCTCCCGAATCGTTGAGCGTGATAACGGGCTTCGGGCCTGATGCGGGCTTGCCCTTGATTCAACACGAGCGGGTCGGCTTCATTTCATTCACAGGAAGCCGCGAGGTCGGACGTCAGATACCCGGCTGGGCAGGGCCTAAGAAGGTAACGCTGGAATTAGGGGGCAACTGTCCTCTCATCGTGGCGCCCTCGGCTGATGTCAATGCGGCGGCAGAGGCTGCGTGCCGAGGCGGGTTTGCTCAAGCAGGCCAACTCTGCATCTCGGTGCAACGAGCCATCGTCCACGAATCGCACTATCAGAAGTTCGTCGTCTCGCTCTCCCATAAGGCCGAATCGCTCAAGTTGGGCGATCCGTTAGACGAATCGACCGATATGGGCCCGATGATCGACTCTGAGGCGTTAGACCGAGTTGGCGCCTGGATAGCAGATCAGGTCGGAGCCAAAATCATGACGGGCGGCGAAGCGGCGCCCCCGTTCTATCGCCCAACAGTGCTGACCGACGTGCCGCGAGACGCCAAAATGAGCTGTAGCGAACTGTTCGGACCTGCGGTGATCGTCTACCCTTACCAGACGGCGGACGAGGCGATTGAACTGGCCAACGGCACGCCTTACGGCCTTCAGGCGGGCGTCTTTACGCAGGACCTGAACGAGGCCTTTGACTTTGCCAACCGGCTTGAGTTTGGCGGGGTGATGATCAACGAAGCGCCGACATTCCGAAGCGACTTGATGCCATACGGCGGCACCAAGGAAAGCGGTTTGGGTCGAGAGGGCGTGCGATTTGCGATGCAGGAGATGACGGAGACGAAGGTGGTCGGATTTAAGAACGTTGAGCTTTAG
- a CDS encoding N(4)-(beta-N-acetylglucosaminyl)-L-asparaginase yields MAAIFGATWWFGEQAVKACWEAWARGSNDKAGLMDAVEAGAVVTEMDPEVRSVGAGGYPNRSGEIELDAAIMEGETMRCGAVCSVRRFAPVITLARRVMEQTPHLMLSAEGAERFALQQGFEPRQLHSAASLQAWYEWRERQTEMKEASLEGHDTIGVLGWSEGRSVAACTTSGMAWKMAGRVGDSPIVGAGLYADDEVGCAVGTGVGEEIWRYLLSFRAMEAMRAGSSAKEACEEAIRFIQSKGLPGHERQVALIAIRKDGDYGGATNHEKFTAWFCKDGQTSETTFEPVKP; encoded by the coding sequence ATGGCGGCTATTTTTGGCGCGACATGGTGGTTCGGGGAACAGGCTGTCAAGGCGTGCTGGGAGGCGTGGGCAAGAGGTTCGAACGACAAGGCGGGATTGATGGACGCTGTGGAGGCGGGCGCGGTCGTTACCGAGATGGATCCCGAGGTTCGATCGGTAGGCGCGGGCGGCTATCCTAATCGTTCGGGCGAGATCGAGTTAGACGCTGCCATTATGGAGGGGGAGACGATGCGTTGCGGGGCAGTGTGCAGCGTGCGTCGGTTTGCGCCTGTCATCACGCTGGCGCGGCGCGTGATGGAGCAGACGCCGCACTTGATGCTGTCGGCGGAGGGCGCGGAGCGCTTTGCTCTGCAACAGGGCTTTGAGCCTCGGCAGTTGCACAGCGCGGCATCGTTGCAAGCCTGGTACGAGTGGCGGGAGAGGCAGACCGAAATGAAGGAAGCGTCGTTGGAGGGGCACGACACGATCGGTGTCTTGGGCTGGAGCGAGGGTCGGTCGGTGGCGGCCTGCACCACTAGCGGGATGGCGTGGAAGATGGCCGGTCGCGTGGGCGATTCTCCCATTGTCGGCGCGGGTCTCTATGCGGACGATGAAGTGGGCTGCGCGGTGGGTACTGGCGTGGGCGAGGAGATTTGGCGGTATTTGCTCTCTTTTCGGGCGATGGAGGCGATGCGAGCGGGCTCGAGCGCGAAGGAAGCGTGCGAAGAGGCGATCCGGTTTATACAGAGCAAGGGGCTGCCCGGGCACGAGCGGCAGGTGGCCTTGATCGCGATTCGGAAGGACGGCGATTATGGCGGGGCGACCAATCACGAGAAGTTCACGGCTTGGTTTTGCAAGGACGGCCAGACCAGCGAGACGACTTTTGAGCCTGTGAAGCCTTAG